A stretch of Candidatus Sphingomonas phytovorans DNA encodes these proteins:
- a CDS encoding OB-fold domain-containing protein, giving the protein MKMDTYSVMDSIDARGRQGATLYTHIGDDGSAWLEGSRCAACGTVYTGARTSCGRCFARDGLESIRLGATGKLYNYTVVYRSYPHIKVPFVAAIVDLDEGGTIKGNLVGIDPDPARIPFGLPVRVIFRGAEEAIGEQGEGFVAHFFVPASEGEA; this is encoded by the coding sequence ATGAAAATGGACACCTATTCGGTTATGGACAGCATCGACGCGCGCGGCCGGCAGGGCGCGACTCTCTATACGCATATTGGCGACGACGGGTCGGCCTGGCTGGAAGGCAGCCGCTGTGCCGCCTGCGGCACGGTCTATACCGGCGCCCGAACGAGCTGCGGTCGTTGTTTCGCGCGCGACGGGCTCGAATCGATCAGGCTGGGCGCAACCGGCAAGCTCTACAATTACACCGTCGTCTATCGCAGCTACCCGCACATCAAGGTGCCGTTCGTCGCTGCCATCGTCGATCTCGACGAGGGCGGCACGATCAAGGGCAATCTGGTCGGCATCGATCCCGATCCGGCCAGGATCCCGTTCGGCCTGCCGGTACGGGTCATCTTTCGCGGGGCGGAAGAGGCGATCGGCGAGCAGGGCGAAGGGTTCGTCGCCCATTTCTTCGTGCCGGCCAGTGAGGGAGAAGCGTGA